From Streptomyces sp. TLI_105, the proteins below share one genomic window:
- a CDS encoding MBL fold metallo-hydrolase, whose protein sequence is MTQVTEHGGGVWSLRVPIPDNPLGHTLVHVLDTDRGPVLVDTGWDDPASWDELTGGLTALGLSVREIHGVVITHHHPDHHGLSGRVREESGAWIAMHAADTAVVRRTRASEPGTWFDYLARKLATVGAPEDHIAPLRAARAAGRMRTLPGLRSALPDREIVPGELLDLAGRRLRAIWTPGHTPGHVCLHLEEEHPSRLPGHGRLFSGDHLLPGISPHIGLYEDPDEATETDPLGDYLDSLERIGRLGVAEVLPAHQYAFADAAGRVRELLDHHEERLTGLLALLATPLTPWQLAERMEWNRPWEQIPYGSRNIAVSEAEAHVRRLVKLGRAEPVAGTDPVTYVAV, encoded by the coding sequence ATGACCCAGGTGACCGAGCACGGCGGTGGCGTCTGGTCCCTGCGGGTGCCCATCCCGGACAATCCGCTGGGCCACACCCTCGTCCACGTCCTCGACACCGACCGCGGCCCGGTCCTCGTCGACACGGGGTGGGACGATCCCGCTTCCTGGGACGAACTCACCGGCGGGCTCACCGCCCTGGGGCTGTCGGTCCGGGAGATCCACGGCGTCGTCATCACCCACCACCACCCCGACCACCACGGCCTCTCCGGCCGGGTCCGCGAGGAGTCCGGCGCCTGGATCGCCATGCACGCCGCCGACACGGCCGTCGTCCGCCGCACCCGCGCGTCCGAGCCCGGCACCTGGTTCGACTACCTCGCCCGCAAACTCGCCACCGTCGGCGCCCCCGAGGACCACATCGCACCGCTGCGGGCCGCCCGCGCCGCCGGCCGGATGCGGACCCTGCCCGGCCTCCGCTCGGCCCTCCCCGACCGCGAGATCGTCCCCGGCGAGCTCCTCGACCTGGCCGGACGGCGGCTGCGCGCGATCTGGACGCCCGGCCACACCCCCGGGCACGTCTGCCTGCACCTGGAGGAGGAGCACCCCTCCCGGCTGCCCGGCCACGGCCGGCTCTTCTCCGGCGACCACCTGCTGCCCGGGATCTCCCCGCACATCGGCCTGTACGAGGACCCCGACGAGGCCACCGAGACCGACCCCCTGGGCGACTACCTGGACTCCCTCGAACGGATCGGCCGCCTCGGCGTCGCCGAGGTCCTGCCCGCCCACCAGTACGCCTTCGCCGACGCCGCCGGCCGCGTCCGTGAACTCCTCGACCACCACGAGGAGCGCCTCACCGGCCTCCTCGCCCTCCTCGCCACCCCGCTCACGCCCTGGCAGCTCGCCGAGCGCATGGAGTGGAACCGCCCCTGGGAGCAGATCCCGTACGGCTCCCGGAACATCGCCGTCAGCGAGGCGGAGGCCCACGTCCGCCGCCTGGTGAAGCTCGGGCGGGCGGAGCCGGTGGCGGGCACGGACCCGGTCACGTACGTCGCGGTGTGA
- a CDS encoding aldehyde dehydrogenase produces the protein MTELVEHGKLFIGGELADPLGDGTIEVISPHTEQVIGRVPHASEADVDRAVAVARRAFDEGPWPRMTVEERIAVVTRVKDAIAVRYEEIGRSISAQNGSPYSWSVLAQALGAMMVWDAAITVARDFPYEERRAGVLGPLLVRREPVGVVAAVVPWNVPQFTAAAKLGPALLAGCTVVLKPSPESPLDSYILGEIAAEAGLPEGVLSILPADREVSEYLVGHPGVDKVSFTGSVAAGKRVMEVASRNLTRVTLELGGKSAAVILPDADLETAVAGIVPAAWMNNGQACVAQTRILAPRSRYEEIAEAFAAAAGALVVGDPLDPATQVGPLVARRQQQRSLDYIGIGQAEGAKLLTGGGRPDGLGRGWYVEPTLFGDVDNSMRIAREEIFGPVVCLLPYGDEAEALRIANDSDFGLSGSVWTGDVEHGIDFGRRVRTGTFNVNTFSLDMLGPFGGYKNSGLGREFGPEGFGEYLEHKMIHLPAGYGDA, from the coding sequence ATGACCGAGCTTGTGGAGCACGGAAAGCTGTTCATCGGCGGGGAGTTGGCGGACCCGCTCGGCGACGGGACGATCGAGGTGATCTCCCCGCACACCGAGCAGGTCATCGGCCGGGTCCCGCACGCCTCCGAGGCCGACGTCGACCGGGCCGTCGCCGTCGCCCGCCGGGCCTTCGACGAAGGGCCCTGGCCGCGGATGACGGTCGAGGAGCGGATCGCCGTCGTCACCCGCGTCAAGGACGCGATCGCCGTCCGGTACGAGGAGATCGGCCGCTCCATCAGCGCGCAGAACGGCTCCCCGTACTCCTGGTCCGTCCTCGCCCAGGCGCTCGGCGCGATGATGGTCTGGGACGCGGCGATCACCGTCGCCCGGGACTTCCCCTACGAGGAGCGGCGCGCCGGCGTCCTCGGGCCGCTGCTCGTGCGGCGCGAGCCGGTCGGCGTCGTCGCGGCCGTCGTCCCGTGGAACGTGCCGCAGTTCACCGCCGCCGCCAAGCTGGGCCCCGCACTGCTCGCCGGCTGCACGGTGGTCCTCAAGCCCTCACCGGAGTCGCCCCTCGACTCGTACATCCTCGGCGAGATCGCGGCCGAGGCCGGGCTCCCGGAGGGGGTCCTGTCGATCCTGCCCGCCGACCGCGAGGTCAGCGAGTACCTCGTCGGCCACCCCGGCGTCGACAAGGTCTCCTTCACCGGCTCGGTCGCCGCCGGCAAGCGGGTCATGGAGGTCGCCTCCCGCAACCTCACCCGCGTCACCCTCGAACTGGGCGGCAAGTCGGCCGCCGTGATCCTGCCGGACGCCGACCTGGAGACCGCCGTCGCGGGGATCGTCCCGGCCGCCTGGATGAACAACGGGCAGGCGTGCGTGGCCCAGACCCGCATCCTCGCCCCCCGCTCGCGGTACGAGGAGATCGCCGAGGCCTTCGCGGCCGCCGCCGGTGCGCTCGTCGTGGGCGACCCGCTCGACCCGGCGACCCAGGTCGGCCCGCTCGTCGCCCGGCGCCAGCAGCAGCGCTCCCTCGACTACATCGGGATCGGCCAGGCGGAGGGCGCGAAGCTGCTCACCGGCGGCGGCCGCCCGGACGGCCTCGGCCGCGGCTGGTACGTCGAGCCGACCCTCTTCGGCGACGTCGACAACTCCATGCGGATCGCCCGCGAGGAGATCTTCGGCCCGGTCGTCTGCCTCCTGCCGTACGGGGACGAGGCCGAGGCCCTGCGGATCGCGAACGACTCCGACTTCGGGCTGTCCGGCAGCGTCTGGACGGGGGACGTGGAACACGGCATCGACTTCGGCCGCCGGGTCCGCACCGGCACCTTCAACGTCAACACCTTCAGCCTCGACATGCTCGGCCCCTTCGGCGGCTACAAGAACTCGGGCCTGGGGCGGGAGTTCGGCCCCGAGGGCTTCGGCGAGTACCTGGAGCACAAGATGATCCACCTGCCGGCCGGATACGGGGACGCGTGA
- a CDS encoding ferredoxin, which yields MGDRWHVEVDRSVCIGSGMCVNHAPAGFRLDTARQSHPVEPEADAGERLLAAAEGCPVEAILITLADGGEPVFPPEE from the coding sequence ATGGGCGACCGCTGGCACGTCGAGGTCGACCGGAGCGTCTGCATCGGCTCCGGCATGTGCGTCAACCACGCCCCGGCCGGCTTCCGTCTCGACACGGCCCGCCAGTCCCATCCGGTGGAACCGGAGGCGGACGCGGGCGAACGCCTCCTCGCGGCGGCGGAGGGCTGCCCCGTGGAGGCGATCCTGATCACCCTGGCGGACGGAGGAGAGCCGGTCTTCCCACCGGAGGAGTGA
- a CDS encoding TetR family transcriptional regulator, whose translation MTADDRADHRPASPPLTERQEARRRRILNASAQLAARGGFDAVQMREVAEAAGVALGTLYRYFPSKIHLLVATMQDQLQHMHTTLRKRPPAGADPAERVAETLMRAFRALQREPQLADAMVRALTFADRSVSPEVDTVSRLTTAIILDAMGAEHPTPSQLSAVRVIEHTWHSALITWLSGRASIAQVKIDIETVCRLIDLTAPEPAG comes from the coding sequence ATGACCGCAGACGACAGAGCGGACCACAGACCCGCGTCGCCGCCCCTCACGGAGCGCCAGGAGGCGCGGCGCCGCCGCATCCTGAACGCCAGCGCCCAGCTCGCCGCCAGGGGCGGCTTCGACGCCGTGCAGATGAGGGAGGTCGCCGAGGCCGCGGGGGTCGCCCTCGGCACGCTCTACCGCTACTTCCCCTCCAAGATCCACCTGCTCGTGGCGACCATGCAGGACCAGCTCCAGCACATGCACACCACGCTGCGGAAGCGGCCGCCCGCCGGCGCGGACCCGGCGGAACGGGTCGCCGAGACCCTGATGCGCGCCTTCCGGGCGCTCCAGCGGGAGCCGCAGCTGGCCGACGCCATGGTGCGGGCGCTGACCTTCGCGGACCGCAGCGTGAGCCCCGAGGTCGACACGGTCTCCCGGCTGACGACCGCGATCATCCTGGACGCGATGGGGGCGGAGCACCCGACCCCGAGCCAGCTGTCGGCGGTCCGGGTGATCGAGCACACCTGGCACTCGGCGCTGATCACCTGGCTGTCCGGACGCGCCTCGATCGCACAGGTGAAGATCGACATCGAGACGGTCTGCCGGCTGATCGACCTGACGGCACCGGAGCCGGCGGGCTGA
- a CDS encoding glycosyltransferase family 4 protein, with product MTAEAIEASPRQGITTAGDSPLRIALLTYKGNPFCGGQGVYVRHLSRELARLGHTVEVIGSQPYPTLDEGVPLTEISSLDLYRSPDPFRTPKRDEYRDWIDALEVATMWTGGFPEPLTFSLRARRLLAARRGDFDVVHDNQTLGYGLLGGPRAIGAPLVTTIHHPITVDRQLELDAAADWKRRASVRRWYAFTNMQKKVARRLPSVLTVSGTSRQEIVEHLGVREDRIEVVHIGADTDLWSPDPSVAEIPGRIVTTSSADVPLKGLVHLIEALAKLRTENPDAHLVVVGKRAEDGPVAQAIERYGLDGAVEFVKGISDAELVDLYRSAQVACVPSLYEGFSLPAAEGMATGTPLVATTGGAIPEVAGADGETCLAVPPGDAGALSAALGRVLGDAELRARLGRAGRERVLANFTWARAAQGTAELYREAIARQGAGARR from the coding sequence ATGACCGCTGAGGCCATAGAGGCAAGCCCCCGACAGGGCATCACCACGGCCGGTGACAGCCCGTTGCGGATCGCTCTCCTCACGTACAAGGGGAACCCGTTCTGCGGGGGCCAGGGCGTCTACGTCCGGCACCTCTCCCGCGAGCTCGCCCGCCTCGGGCACACCGTCGAGGTCATCGGCTCCCAGCCGTACCCGACGCTCGACGAGGGCGTGCCGCTCACCGAGATCTCCAGCCTCGACCTGTACCGCTCGCCGGACCCCTTCCGGACCCCGAAGCGCGACGAGTACCGGGACTGGATCGACGCCCTCGAGGTCGCCACCATGTGGACCGGCGGCTTCCCCGAGCCGCTCACCTTCTCCCTGCGGGCCCGGCGCCTGCTCGCCGCCCGCCGCGGCGACTTCGACGTCGTCCACGACAACCAGACCCTCGGATACGGACTCCTCGGCGGCCCGCGCGCCATCGGCGCGCCGCTCGTCACGACGATCCACCACCCGATCACCGTCGACCGGCAGCTCGAACTCGACGCCGCCGCCGACTGGAAGCGCCGCGCCTCCGTCCGCCGCTGGTACGCCTTCACGAACATGCAGAAGAAGGTCGCCCGCCGGCTGCCGTCCGTGCTCACCGTCTCCGGCACCTCCCGCCAGGAGATCGTCGAGCACCTCGGCGTCCGCGAGGACCGCATCGAGGTCGTCCACATCGGCGCCGACACCGACCTCTGGTCCCCCGACCCGTCCGTCGCCGAGATCCCCGGCCGGATCGTCACCACTTCCAGCGCCGACGTCCCCCTCAAGGGCCTCGTCCACCTGATCGAGGCGCTCGCCAAGCTCCGCACCGAGAACCCCGACGCGCACCTGGTCGTGGTCGGCAAGCGCGCCGAGGACGGCCCGGTCGCGCAGGCCATCGAGCGGTACGGGCTCGACGGCGCCGTCGAGTTCGTCAAGGGCATCAGCGACGCCGAGCTCGTCGACCTCTACCGGTCCGCGCAGGTCGCCTGCGTGCCCTCGCTGTACGAGGGGTTCTCACTGCCCGCCGCCGAGGGCATGGCGACCGGGACTCCGCTGGTCGCCACGACGGGCGGGGCGATCCCGGAGGTCGCGGGGGCCGACGGCGAGACCTGCCTGGCCGTGCCGCCCGGTGACGCGGGGGCGCTTTCCGCCGCGCTGGGGCGGGTGCTGGGCGACGCGGAGCTGCGGGCGCGTCTCGGCCGGGCCGGCCGCGAGCGGGTCCTGGCCAACTTCACCTGGGCCAGGGCCGCCCAGGGAACGGCGGAGCTCTACCGCGAGGCGATCGCCAGGCAGGGCGCCGGAGCCCGCCGGTGA
- a CDS encoding class I SAM-dependent methyltransferase, with translation MLTVDFTRFPLAPGDRVLDLGCGAGRHAFECYRRGAQVVALDQNGEEIREVAKWFAAMKEAGEAPAGATATAMEGDALNLPFPDESFDVVIISEVMEHIPDDKGVLAEMVRVLKPGGRIAITVPRYGPEKVCWALSDAYHEVEGGHIRIYKADELLGKIRQAGLRPYGTHHAHALHSPYWWLKCAFGVDNDKALPVRAYHKLLVWDIMKKPALTRVAEQLLNPVVGKSFVAYATKPHLPKADAATAPTDTVGAAK, from the coding sequence GTGCTGACCGTCGACTTCACTCGTTTCCCGCTCGCCCCCGGCGACCGTGTGCTCGATCTGGGGTGCGGGGCGGGCCGGCATGCCTTCGAGTGCTACCGGCGTGGCGCCCAGGTCGTGGCCCTCGACCAGAACGGCGAGGAGATCCGCGAGGTCGCCAAGTGGTTCGCCGCCATGAAGGAGGCCGGCGAGGCCCCCGCCGGCGCGACCGCGACCGCGATGGAGGGCGACGCCCTCAACCTGCCGTTCCCCGACGAGTCCTTCGACGTCGTCATCATCTCCGAGGTCATGGAGCACATCCCCGACGACAAGGGCGTGCTCGCCGAGATGGTCCGCGTCCTCAAGCCGGGCGGCCGGATCGCGATCACCGTGCCCCGGTACGGCCCCGAGAAGGTCTGCTGGGCGCTCTCCGACGCGTACCACGAGGTCGAGGGCGGCCACATCCGCATCTACAAGGCCGACGAGCTGCTCGGCAAGATCCGGCAGGCCGGCCTCAGGCCGTACGGCACCCATCACGCGCACGCGCTGCACTCGCCGTACTGGTGGCTGAAGTGCGCCTTCGGCGTCGACAACGACAAGGCGCTGCCGGTCCGCGCGTACCACAAGCTCCTGGTCTGGGACATCATGAAGAAGCCCGCCCTGACCCGGGTCGCCGAGCAGCTGCTCAACCCGGTCGTCGGCAAGAGCTTCGTCGCCTACGCCACCAAGCCCCACCTGCCGAAGGCCGACGCCGCCACGGCCCCCACCGACACCGTGGGCGCGGCCAAGTGA
- a CDS encoding prenyltransferase, protein MTSPERIAEHLVLPGVLTAEQAAETVAGILAVQREDGAIPWFRGHHLDPWDHTEAAMALDAAGEHAAAARAYEWLARHQNADGSWYAAYHDGDPDQVTDRSLESNFVAYIAVGVWHHYLSTGDDAFLDRMWPVVYAAVEFVLGLQQPGGQIGWKREPDGTPVRDALLTGSSSIHQALRCALAIAEVREEPQPDWELATGALGHAIRRHPERFLDKSRYSMDWYYPVLGGAVTGADAQARIEADWDRFVVPGLGVRCVVPNPWVTGGESCELALALWAMGESDRALTILQDIRHLRAGNGMYWTGYVFEGATESDKAVWPEEQTAWTAGSLLLAVAALGGEEATVAVFGGERLPTGLEPDCCA, encoded by the coding sequence GTGACGTCTCCCGAGCGGATCGCGGAGCACCTCGTCCTGCCCGGGGTGCTCACCGCCGAGCAGGCCGCCGAGACCGTGGCGGGGATCCTCGCCGTGCAGCGCGAGGACGGCGCCATCCCCTGGTTCCGCGGCCACCACCTGGACCCGTGGGACCACACCGAGGCCGCCATGGCCCTGGACGCGGCCGGCGAGCACGCCGCCGCGGCCCGCGCCTACGAGTGGCTCGCCCGCCACCAGAACGCCGACGGCTCCTGGTACGCGGCCTACCACGACGGCGACCCGGACCAGGTCACCGACCGGAGCCTGGAGTCCAACTTCGTCGCGTACATCGCGGTCGGCGTCTGGCACCACTACCTGTCCACCGGCGACGACGCCTTCCTCGACCGGATGTGGCCCGTCGTCTACGCGGCCGTCGAGTTCGTCCTCGGGCTCCAGCAGCCCGGCGGCCAGATCGGCTGGAAGCGCGAGCCCGACGGCACGCCGGTGCGCGACGCGCTGCTCACCGGCAGCTCCTCCATCCACCAGGCGCTGCGCTGCGCCCTCGCCATCGCCGAGGTCCGCGAGGAGCCGCAGCCCGACTGGGAGCTGGCCACCGGGGCCCTCGGTCACGCGATCCGCCGGCACCCCGAGCGCTTCCTCGACAAGTCCCGCTACTCGATGGACTGGTACTACCCGGTCCTCGGCGGCGCGGTCACCGGAGCCGACGCGCAGGCCCGGATCGAGGCCGACTGGGACCGGTTCGTCGTCCCCGGCCTCGGTGTGCGCTGCGTGGTCCCCAACCCGTGGGTCACCGGCGGCGAGAGCTGCGAACTCGCCCTCGCCCTCTGGGCGATGGGGGAGTCCGACCGGGCCCTCACGATCCTCCAGGACATCCGGCACCTGCGCGCCGGGAACGGCATGTACTGGACGGGGTACGTCTTCGAGGGCGCCACGGAGAGCGACAAGGCCGTGTGGCCCGAGGAGCAGACCGCCTGGACGGCGGGCTCCCTCCTCCTCGCGGTCGCGGCCCTCGGCGGCGAGGAGGCGACCGTCGCCGTCTTCGGCGGCGAGCGGCTCCCCACGGGCCTCGAACCGGACTGCTGCGCCTGA
- a CDS encoding XRE family transcriptional regulator, giving the protein MDRAGSVKDLASELLALKKASGSSFVQLSEKTHYAKSSWERWVNGKQFPPRDAVERLARLCGTDPAPLLALWAEEDARRAAPGAGAGAEAEAGAELEAGAGAETGTEAEPGAEAEAGAASRRRRVLWASVVLAVLLAAGAISYAALSGSGEPSAAPRPKPAVKVAGPATGCTLTHCEGRDPKKMNCGADAVTVRTGSIPKDLVIELRYSRACQAAWGRISFAQVGATVVVNNSDGAAQADVVHFDRDVYTPLIAAPDDGSVWVCAALPKNGARSCTGRFIPSEEKAQQP; this is encoded by the coding sequence ATGGACCGTGCGGGGTCGGTCAAGGACCTGGCGAGCGAGCTGCTCGCGTTGAAGAAGGCATCGGGATCCAGCTTCGTCCAGCTCAGCGAGAAGACGCACTACGCCAAGTCGTCGTGGGAACGCTGGGTCAACGGCAAGCAGTTCCCGCCTCGCGACGCCGTGGAGCGTCTCGCCCGGCTCTGCGGGACCGATCCGGCTCCGCTGCTCGCGCTCTGGGCCGAGGAGGACGCGCGGCGCGCGGCACCCGGGGCCGGGGCCGGGGCGGAAGCCGAGGCCGGGGCGGAGCTTGAGGCTGGAGCGGGAGCCGAGACCGGGACGGAAGCCGAGCCCGGGGCGGAAGCCGAGGCGGGGGCGGCCTCCCGGCGGCGTCGCGTCCTGTGGGCGTCGGTCGTGCTCGCCGTCCTCCTCGCGGCGGGCGCGATCTCCTACGCCGCCCTCTCCGGCTCCGGCGAACCGTCGGCCGCCCCCCGCCCGAAGCCCGCCGTGAAGGTCGCGGGACCGGCCACCGGCTGCACCCTCACGCACTGCGAGGGCCGTGACCCGAAGAAGATGAACTGCGGCGCCGACGCCGTCACCGTGCGCACCGGCTCCATCCCCAAGGACCTCGTCATCGAGCTCCGTTACAGCCGGGCCTGCCAGGCCGCCTGGGGCCGGATCTCCTTCGCCCAGGTCGGTGCCACCGTCGTGGTCAACAACTCCGACGGCGCCGCCCAGGCCGACGTCGTGCACTTCGACCGGGACGTCTACACGCCGCTGATCGCGGCGCCCGACGACGGTTCGGTCTGGGTCTGCGCGGCCCTCCCGAAGAACGGCGCGCGCAGCTGCACCGGCCGCTTCATTCCGAGCGAGGAGAAGGCGCAACAGCCGTAG